The following coding sequences are from one Brienomyrus brachyistius isolate T26 chromosome 2, BBRACH_0.4, whole genome shotgun sequence window:
- the LOC125726735 gene encoding N-acylethanolamine-hydrolyzing acid amidase-like has translation MKCCLALIHLTLAACCYADFAPPIVKVSLDEPPKERWAPLMEVIDVSYFRTLPSLIIESFVPSWLHQAIRLVIETLEDYLPQDYLSEIQGLASLSGTDSTDIILLNFGYEISAYCTSIVAQDTNGRIYHGRNMDFPLFRDILRNVTVDILFMKDAKVAYRGTSYAGYVGLWTGQSANNFTITGNARLAGSWWGSVIWAFICKFTPASWLLRHTLAEAASYHDALERLSNVPIINSVYYIVGGVQPGEGAVVTRDPWGSADVWSLDPPHGHWFRVESNKDHWKTTPEDDERRKSAIKALNATGQENINLDSLFKVLSVNVTCRRSTIYTTVMSAGTPEKYRTVVREHGCN, from the exons ATGAAGTGCTGTCTCGCTTTAATTCACTTAACGCTGGCTGCGTGCTGTTATGCGGACTTTGCGCCACCGATCGTCAAAGTCAGTTTGGACGAGCCACCGAAAGAAAGATGGGCACCGTTGATGGAAGTGATTGACGTGAGCTATTTCAGAACGCTTCCGTCTCTGATTATTGA GTCATTTGTGCCGAGCTGGTTACATCAAGCCATCAGACTTGTGATAGAAACTTTGGAAGATTACTTGCCACAGGACTATTTATCAGAAATCCAGGGACTGGCTTCCCTGTCTGGAACTGACTCTACTGACATCATCCTCCTGAACTTCGGCTATGAAATCTCAGC GTATTGCACGAGTATCGTCGCACAGGACACAAATGGCCGTATCTACCACGGGAGGAACATGGACTTCCCTTTATTCAGAGACATTCTGAGAAATGTCACAGTTGATATTCTATTTATGAAAGATGCAAAG GTGGCCTATAGAGGGACCTCCTATGCCGGCTATGTTGGCCTGTGGACAGGACAAAGTGCAAATAATTTCACCATCACTGGAAATGCGCGTC TTGCTGGGAGTTGGTGGGGGAGTGTCATCTGGGCCTTCATATGTAAATTCACACCAGCCAGCTGGCTACTGAGACAC ACCCTGGCAGAAGCAGCAAGCTACCATGATGCCTTGGAACGCTTGTCTAATGTTCCCATCATCAACTCTGTCTACTACATCGTGGGCGGTGTGCAGCCGGGGGAGGGCGCTGTGGTGACCAGGGACCCCTGGGGATCAGCAGACGTGTGGAGTCTTGATCCTCCCCATGGACA TTGGTTCAGGGTAGAGTCCAACAAAGACCACTGGAAGACCACACCAGAGGATGACGAACGTAG AAAATCAGCCATCAAGGCATTAAATGCTACTGGTCAAGAGAACATTAATTTGGATTCACTTTTTAAG GTGTTGTCAGTAAACGTGACATGCCGTAG GAGCACGATTTACACAACAGTGATGAGCGCTGGAACTCCTGAGAAATATCGTACCGTAGTGAGAGAG CATGGATGCAATTAA